From Triticum aestivum cultivar Chinese Spring chromosome 7B, IWGSC CS RefSeq v2.1, whole genome shotgun sequence:
TTTCTAGCAGAACCCCATGGCATAGGTAGCACACAAAATTCCTATATCTAGTCGTATCTTTGACCTCTCAATTCATTATTATTGCCCACTAGAATCTCTGAGTGCGAGAGCGCCACATGAAAGACCCATTTTGAGTTACGTTCCAGTGAAATCCAACCCGTTCTCGTGTAGGGTTGATTGAATCCAAATGTACTAGAGTATGGTGCCATGACACAAGATAGAGGGCCAAGAAAACCCTGCCTAAAAAAAGATCTGGGAGGAGCATAGAACTTGCGCCAGAGTATCATTCGTATCGTGAGCAATGCAACAGAAGGCTTGATATTATTCCCGGAGAGTAGTGTTTCCCAACCACTTGTCCTCCTAGAAGCGAATCTCGAAGATTTCCTTGATTGCAGAGGAACTGAAGCGAAAAATATGTCTCCTGTTACAACAGTCTTGTCAAAAATGTGAGTTCCAAGGCTTTCAACTTGCCTAAGACACAACTTTTGGGTCAAAATGCTTTTGGCGCAACAGGGTTTTCTAGACATCGTCCTCTGTAAGAAGCTTGtacaaccatttactaagtaagGCATCATTATTGACCTGGAGGTCATGTATGCCAAGGCACCCCTAGTATATTGATCGACAAAGCACACTCTCTTTGGTCACCCAATTATGCGCCCTGTCCTCCCCATATCCGCCCtagatttgggctggatatgaggggtgccggacaGCCCAGACATTTGGGGCCTGCTTGAGGCGCCCGATTGGTCAGCTTTTTTTTTACCAGTCAGTGATCGCTCCGTCTGCCTAGGAGCGAGTTTGGGGCCGGTTTGAGGCACCCGATTGTAGATTCTCTTATTCTTTTGTTTTCATCCTTGTGAGAGGCGGTGTAGGAATATTCTTGGGTGGATTAAGTTTATGTGTAGTTCCATTGTTCCACACTAGTATCCTAGGTGAGTAAAGCTAGTACCAAGTTATTTATAGACCATCTAGACTAAGGGTTGAAAAACTTATGAGACCGCAGCCCCTGCGTCATCCCTgctagggcgactcgggcggcgcccAAACCCTAGCTGCCGGGGGTGCAAgcttcctcctcccctccctctgcTGCCGCCAAGGGACGACGTCGGGCTAATCCCGGGGGCCGACGACGGTGGCAGGAGGCTCTCTTTCACGCGTCGTAGGGGTGCTGCGGGCCCCCAAATCGTGTGGAGGCGTGACTGCTCAACTCTAGGTGGCGCGACGGCCATGGCTGCGACAGGCGGCGGCACGGCGGCCGACCCTGTCTCGGGCGACAATGGCTCCAGGCATGGCGGGGCGACCCAGCCACGGGCGGCGGCGTGGGCTGCGGGCGCGGCGGCCGGCCCTGTTCGGATGGCGGCGGTGGGCGGTGATGCCGGCGTACAATCTGGTTTCGGATGGGCGacggcatggagggcctggtggacAAGTCAGCGACATGTGTGCTATGGTCTCCAGTCAGATCTGATTTTGCTGGTGTGGCCTGCGCACTACGCGGGGGTAGAGACCGATGGCGGCTCATGCACACATTGCTAGATGGAGGTACGTCGAgcagatccgggtgaaaaccttgcTCTTAGCTCGTTGCAAGGCCGGTTATGGCGGCGCTCTTCTGTGTCgtacccttcctgaaggcatcgccgtggagaagctccACACTGCTATCTGCCATCaccacattttgctgcatcaccgagataTACTATCACTCTCATTTTTCataaaaatgtgaacaattttttaaaatcatgaacatttttttaaactcgtgaacatgtttcaaatatgtgaacatttttacagatttcaaacattttctaaaatcatgaacactgtttgaattcatgaacattttatactagtTACAAATATTTCttaaaaaattgtgaacattttttaaaacattttccTTGAATTGGCGACCATTTCTAGAATCGATGAACAATCTTTTGGAAActatggaacaaattttgaaatgcaCGAACATATTTTTGATTTAATGAagattttttgaaatgcatgatcattttttgaatcaacGAACATTTTATGAATCAATAAACTATTTTGTTAGTCATGAACAGTTTTTAAAGTTTTAGGATATTTTTCAATTCATGACCATTTTTTAAATTGAcaaaattttgttcaatttcattacaAAATTAATACATAATTCTgaaataaaatcatgattttttttgatttcctaaacatttgttttcaaaattgtgTACATTTTCTGaatatacaaacagtttttaaaatcatgaacattttctaaatccaAAAATTTATGTATTATTAAATATTTTAATTCGAAATACTCATTTtttaattttcagaatttttttgaagTCCCAAATTTTTAAAGTAGAAAAAATACGATGGGAAGGAAAGCTAAATTTAAAAAACAAGCCGCCCGGACATGTGCAGGCCCAAAGTGGTGCGTTGTGTCTTCTCCCAAAGCGCAGATTGTTGTATAGAAAGTTCCTactgcatgggccggcccaggtggggaTTCCCCATGTGAAACGTTTTTTATCATTTATAGGTGGCGTCAGTGGGTGATATTTCACAACTTTGGGGGCAATTTCGGTGACATACCACtagaagcaatagcccctttattattaggtatagattaTTCTTATCTCAACTTTTTTTTCTTGGCTTGCCTAAATCTGTAGTATGAAGTTTTACCAATAGTGAATCATCTCTCTCCTATTCAGTACTTTCCATATAggatgtagatgatgtggtcagaGCTAGCGGATGATGACATGACATTGTCGGAGATGCCCTAAGGACATGGATAAAAATAAGGGGAACATGTACACGAGAGTATAGCCAAAGTCAACATAAATGGCCCAAACAATCTTCAATCTACTACCGAAATGGTAGCCTACATGGCGCATGCGGGATCCCGAGTCACTTGAAAGGTCAATATAGACATATGGTGTTTGTTGAACTTGAGGTGTTTAACATTTTCTTTGCCGTTATGAAGGTTGTATTTTGTTTGCAAGGTTTACAGTCTTGTAGGTAGTTACTGAAAAACTGCTTTTCTAGGTTTTGAACTTGAGGGCCTGACATGGCTCTTGACTGCATGAGTAAGACATGAAAAAGAATGTTGCATGTGCATTTTTGGAATTTATGTGCATACTGGTATGGTGTTTGAGTTGATGTTTGTATGCATCGGTTTTATACTAAATCATCTATATGCATCATGAAAAAATTGGTTATATGCATAGTACCAATAAATGCTTTGATGATCACAACTCAAGAAACTAACCCATGACAATATATCCATAGTGTGTCCTACATAGCATAATAGGCATGTATTACTTATGAAAGTATTAGTATGGACCACATCATAGTTAAAGAAACTTGCGCGTCTCCCTTAGTCTTTCTACAAGAAACACATGAACCTACAGTCTAAAGCATGTAGTGAAGGATCTGTTGTCTCTTTGACTACAACATGCTCATATGAAATAATCAAGGGACCTTAACCCAAGAAGGCACTTGAATGCAAATGCACGCATTTTCTTCTTTTATATTTCACATACGTAAAAAATTCATGTACAATAGCACGTGATTGATGGATAGAGAGTCAACTCAAAACAAACAAGTCATAGAAACAATCTAGTTAAATGCATATTGTTTAACTAGAGAACATTTGAAAGAGAAAACAAAAGAAAGCACACCAAATCATGCCACATGCAGCTTGAGTCCTTCGCGGTCAGGTTTGCATGAGTCTTGTCTCCCTTGATGAATTCAATAAAGCACAAAATCAAGCCATAAGTAGGAAAGAGTAATTTGCATGAGCTTTGAGGAGGCTGAAGGAACCTGCATATTCTAATCATCTCCGAAATTTGTTACTAGTTGTTGTTTGATGATTTTAGGTACCCCATTGGTATCTTGCCTTTTGAGTTGCACGAGGTTTGGTCAGACATTGTGACGAAGATTTGCGGCTAGAATGTCATCCCGCTTCACGTTTCCATGTAGCTCCATAATCTCAAGACTCTGAAGTCTTGGGTAGGTGAATATGCATGAAGGAATCTCATCACCTTGCAAACTCAGGTGGCCAAGGAGATACATGTTCCGGAGAGCAGCCTCGAACGCACGTCCTCCATGTTCCGCATACTCGAAGTTGTGCATCTTAAATGACAGTATGCTTCTTGTCATCTTGTTATCCAAGGGATTCCACTCTCATGATCCCAAGGAGGCAGGCTTTATGCCATGGAGTGTATGTAGCTCACTACCAACCTCAccatcttcttcttgttcttcgacGCCTAGTGGCATTTGATATTGCAGGAAGTGCTAGTGTTTTTGTGGGTACATGCTGAAGAGTCTCGATCTTTCAGAAATCCCGGTGATTCTCCTCTACCTGGGTATTACTTATGTTGAGCGTCTACAAGTTTAATAGCTGGACAATGCTGAATGGGAGAATTTTTAGGTCGAGGGAGTCGACACACAGATGTCACAATTGTATAGTGTCACCAAGCCCATTCGACAACACCTTGAGCCTCAACTCCTTGAAGGAGACTACACGAAGGAACTTTGGCCAGCACAGAAACTTGATGTCATTACGAACACCCTTCTACTTTGCCTACCTCTACCGATTTTCAATTTCTTCTCATCGACATGACATATGAAGGACCGCAACTTCGTGAATTTTGGGTTGGTGGTATACATTGATCTACAATCGCTTTAGACAGAGATGCGACGTACCGATCGCGACATAAGGACATCATATAGAACATTGTGGATAATCTCCATGAACATGAAGCCAACATCGACAATCTTTGATTGCATAGACACTAGGAGGCTTCTGTGAAGTCTGACTACCCATATGCCACAGCCAAGTTTCCTCTCCTTCAGCTAAACACGCTATCACAAAACCAATCCCTTCATGTAGCCGTCCCCTACCTGCACCAGAGTATTTCCATGATGCGACTGACTTTTGTTGATGAAGCCTTCTGCTATCCATATCTGAACAATCTCATCGGCATCTTGACATGTGTCCTAGGAGTATGCAAGAAGTATAAAAGCACGATTTGGGATCGTTGGGAAGATCCTCGAAGCTCGTCCAAAAGGTGGCCTCTATCGCCCTTCATGTGATGCACATCTGCTGATGTGGCTACTGTTGGTACCTTACACACATAAGTTGTTGCATCACTGCATCCCATTGGATCGGTTTCAACTTGAACCGAAGCATCCCGGCAAGGAGCAGACGAGCAATATGCCCATGGAATGTCCTCCCATCACACTACGAACATTCCTCTGGAAACCATTGTGATCTCCATACTCCTCTTTCTGTTCATTTccaaacatggcaaaagcaacaaccAGAAAACCACTGGGAGCCAGATGGAAACACAAATGGCTCGCGGGTCTCGGCGGATGCTTAATCTGCGAGGTATACATGGATTTTTTTTCCTTCTTTATCCAGCCGAGAAATGAAGAGCTGTCCTGATGAAATTTCAAATTGTGTTGATTTTTGAACTGTAATTTGCTTTTCAATCGTTTTTCAAACTTAACGCTCGGCCGTAAAGGAGCGTTTCTCGCTCTCAATCTCCCCTCAACGCTAACCCTCGATCCCCTTCCACCACCTCCATCCCCGTCCCCGACGAGCTCTTGgaggagatcctcctccgcctGCCCACCCCGGAAGCGGtcgcccgcgcctccgccgcctgcACATCCTTCCGCCGCGTCATCAAAGGCCGCCCCTTCCGCCGCTGCTTCCGCGCGCTGCACCGGCCTCCCCTCCTCGGCTTCATGGATGCGGCCGGATTCCACCCCGCCCAGGCGCCGCACCCCTCCGCCccgctcgccggcgccctcgccccCTGCGCGGCCGATTTCTCCTTCGTCCCGGCCGTCGTCTCTTCTGCCTCCGGCGTCCAAGAAGATGACGGGGAAGGCCCCCGCTGGCGCCCCCGCGACGT
This genomic window contains:
- the LOC123158768 gene encoding uncharacterized protein → MAATGGGTAADPVSGDNGSRHGGATQPRAAAWAAGAAAGPVRMAAVGGDAGVQSGFGWATAWRAWSVSRSQSPLNANPRSPSTTSIPVPDELLEEILLRLPTPEAVARASAACTSFRRVIKGRPFRRCFRALHRPPLLGFMDAAGFHPAQAPHPSAPLAGALAPCAADFSFVPAVVSSASGVQEDDGEGPRWRPRDVRDGRLLLHWRSLHPGFVLDVSEVSILMGSSELVRHKRCAHPEWRNAADFHLAVCDPLSSRYMLLPTIPEDLAA